The following proteins are encoded in a genomic region of Mycolicibacterium confluentis:
- a CDS encoding RNA polymerase sigma-70 factor, translated as MTAAAAGTDEHAERFTHLRPLLFTIAYEILGTATEADDVLQESYLRWAAVDLSGVTDTKAYLAQLVTRQSLNTLRAAARRREQYVGPWLPEPLLLEGSLQGGDASADVVLAESVSMAMMVVLETLSPDERAVFVLREVFGFDYDEIASAVGKSTDAARQVAHRAREHVRARRRRFEPVDPQQSLELTAQFFAAASTGDVDQLVSMLAPDVVWTADSDGKVSAARRPVSGADNVARLVMGLVRLGGPEARIEPASYNGEPALNLYLGDSFEGVVMVEVVDGKITNFYAVRNPEKLAGVSVARQISR; from the coding sequence ATGACCGCAGCCGCCGCAGGCACCGACGAACACGCGGAGCGGTTCACCCATCTGCGGCCGCTGCTGTTCACCATCGCCTACGAGATCCTCGGCACCGCAACGGAAGCCGACGACGTACTGCAGGAGAGCTACCTCCGCTGGGCGGCGGTGGACCTGAGCGGGGTCACCGACACCAAGGCGTATCTCGCCCAACTGGTGACCCGGCAGTCGCTCAACACGCTGCGCGCCGCGGCCCGACGTCGCGAGCAGTACGTCGGGCCGTGGCTGCCTGAGCCCCTGCTGCTGGAGGGGTCACTGCAGGGCGGGGACGCCTCGGCCGACGTGGTGTTGGCCGAGTCGGTGTCCATGGCGATGATGGTGGTGCTCGAGACGTTGAGTCCGGACGAGCGCGCGGTGTTCGTGCTGCGCGAGGTGTTCGGCTTCGACTACGACGAGATCGCCTCGGCGGTCGGCAAATCCACGGATGCGGCCCGTCAGGTGGCGCACCGCGCTCGGGAGCACGTGCGGGCCCGCCGGCGCCGGTTCGAGCCCGTCGACCCGCAGCAGTCGCTCGAGCTGACCGCCCAGTTCTTCGCCGCGGCCTCCACCGGCGACGTCGATCAACTGGTGTCGATGCTGGCGCCCGATGTGGTGTGGACCGCCGACAGCGACGGCAAGGTCAGTGCAGCCCGACGCCCGGTGTCGGGTGCGGACAACGTCGCGCGCCTGGTGATGGGGCTGGTTCGGTTGGGCGGACCGGAGGCACGGATCGAGCCCGCGAGCTACAACGGTGAACCCGCACTCAACCTCTACCTGGGCGACAGCTTCGAGGGTGTCGTCATGGTCGAGGTGGTCGACGGGAAGATCACCAACTTCTACGCCGTGCGCAACCCGGAGAAGCTGGCCGGTGTCTCGGTCGCCCGCCAGATCAGCCGCTGA
- a CDS encoding NAD(P)/FAD-dependent oxidoreductase, with product MATTTANIVVIGGGYAGVLAANRVRKNQDLRVSLVNARPHFVERIRLHQLAIGNDDAIESYDTVLGDGVRLVVDGATRIDAPARQVQLASGEVLDYDWLIYAVGSTGGAPRAVEGAAEFAFPLAEFEDATRLRARLQDVPESAPIVVVGGGLTGIEAASEFAEAGRPVTLVTDRVGPSLGTSGRKSVTKALRRHGVRILEGVTVSAVTADEVELADGARLPSAVTVWTAGFGVPSLAADSGLTVDALGRLRTDETLTSVDDDRIVAAGDAAAPSGLPLRMSCQAAMPLGAQAAETVLARVAGADAAALSQAFTGQCISLGRTFGTVQLAHTDDTPRRAYIGGRTAAFVKEQVCRFTLRGLQWEANKPGSYKWLRSDWRDDLLAAADEAVPAR from the coding sequence ATGGCAACGACAACTGCGAACATCGTCGTGATCGGCGGCGGCTACGCCGGAGTGCTGGCCGCCAACCGTGTGCGCAAGAACCAGGATCTGCGCGTCAGCCTGGTCAATGCCCGGCCGCACTTCGTCGAGCGCATCCGCCTGCACCAGCTGGCGATCGGAAACGACGACGCGATCGAGTCGTACGACACCGTTCTCGGCGACGGCGTGCGCCTCGTGGTCGACGGCGCGACCCGCATCGATGCCCCGGCGCGTCAGGTGCAGCTGGCCTCGGGCGAGGTCCTGGACTACGACTGGCTGATCTACGCGGTCGGCAGCACCGGCGGGGCACCGCGGGCCGTTGAAGGGGCCGCCGAATTCGCCTTCCCGCTGGCCGAATTCGAGGACGCCACCCGTCTGCGCGCTCGGTTGCAGGATGTGCCCGAGTCGGCGCCCATCGTCGTCGTCGGCGGTGGTCTCACCGGGATCGAGGCGGCCTCCGAGTTCGCCGAGGCGGGTCGTCCGGTCACGCTGGTCACCGATCGTGTCGGCCCGTCTCTGGGCACCTCCGGTCGAAAGTCTGTGACCAAGGCGCTGCGCAGGCACGGCGTGCGGATCCTCGAGGGGGTGACGGTCTCCGCCGTCACGGCCGACGAGGTCGAACTCGCCGACGGCGCGCGACTGCCCAGCGCAGTGACCGTGTGGACCGCGGGCTTCGGGGTGCCGTCACTGGCCGCCGACAGCGGTCTGACCGTCGACGCCCTGGGTCGCCTGCGCACCGACGAAACCCTGACCAGTGTGGATGACGACCGCATCGTCGCTGCGGGTGACGCGGCGGCGCCGTCGGGCCTGCCACTGCGGATGAGCTGCCAGGCCGCGATGCCACTGGGTGCGCAGGCCGCCGAGACCGTGCTGGCGCGGGTCGCGGGTGCCGATGCGGCCGCACTGAGTCAGGCGTTCACCGGGCAGTGCATCAGCCTGGGGCGTACGTTCGGCACTGTGCAGCTTGCGCATACCGACGACACCCCGCGCCGGGCCTACATCGGTGGCCGGACAGCCGCTTTCGTCAAGGAACAGGTGTGCCGGTTCACCCTGCGCGGCCTGCAGTGGGAGGCCAACAAGCCGGGGTCCTACAAGTGGCTCCGCAGCGATTGGCGCGACGATCTGCTGGCCGCGGCCGACGAGGCGGTTCCGGCCCGATGA
- the gdhA gene encoding NADP-specific glutamate dehydrogenase, whose protein sequence is MNTDDLHVKLRAVFDEVMRRNPGEAEFHQAVYEVLTSLGPVVAKHPEYADTAVIRRLCEPERQIIFRVPWIDDSGIVQLNRGFRVEFNSALGPFKGGLRFHPSVYLGIVKFLGFEQIFKNSLTGLPIGGGKGGSDFDPKGRSNAEVMRFCQSFMTELYRHLGEYTDVPAGDIGVGMREIGYMFGQYKRITNRYESGVFTGKGLTWGGSQVRTEATGYGTVFFVDEILRSRGKSFDGKRAVVSGSGNVAIYAIEKIHELGGVVVGCSDSSGYVVDEKGIDLELLKEIKEVRRGRIAEYADARGGTTEFVSGGSVWDIPCDVALPCATQNELDGDAATELIKSGCKIVAEGANMPCTPAAVKLFADAGVTFAPGKAANAGGVATSGLEMQQNASRDSWTFEDTEARLAEIMGRIHDRCLTTADRYGQPGNYVAGANIAGFIRVADAMVALGLV, encoded by the coding sequence ATGAACACCGATGATCTGCATGTAAAACTTCGGGCCGTCTTCGATGAAGTGATGCGCCGCAACCCCGGCGAAGCCGAATTCCATCAAGCCGTGTACGAGGTCCTGACGAGCCTGGGACCGGTGGTCGCCAAGCATCCCGAGTACGCCGACACCGCGGTCATCCGCCGCCTGTGCGAGCCCGAACGTCAGATCATCTTCCGAGTGCCGTGGATCGACGACTCCGGCATCGTGCAGCTCAACCGTGGCTTCCGCGTCGAATTCAACTCCGCGCTGGGCCCTTTCAAGGGTGGACTGCGGTTCCATCCTTCGGTGTATCTGGGCATCGTGAAGTTCCTCGGTTTCGAACAGATCTTCAAGAACTCGCTGACCGGCCTGCCGATCGGCGGCGGCAAGGGCGGATCGGACTTCGACCCCAAGGGCCGCTCGAACGCCGAGGTGATGCGATTCTGTCAGTCGTTCATGACCGAGTTGTACCGGCATCTGGGCGAATACACCGACGTGCCTGCCGGTGACATCGGCGTCGGCATGCGCGAAATCGGCTATATGTTCGGCCAGTACAAGCGCATCACCAACCGTTACGAGTCCGGCGTGTTCACCGGCAAGGGCCTGACATGGGGCGGATCGCAGGTCCGCACCGAGGCCACCGGTTACGGCACGGTGTTCTTCGTCGACGAGATCCTGCGAAGCCGAGGGAAGTCCTTCGACGGCAAGCGGGCCGTGGTGTCGGGCTCGGGCAACGTCGCGATCTACGCGATCGAGAAGATCCACGAGTTGGGCGGCGTTGTCGTCGGCTGCTCGGACTCCAGCGGCTACGTGGTCGACGAGAAGGGCATCGACCTCGAACTGCTCAAGGAGATCAAGGAGGTGCGGCGCGGTCGCATCGCCGAGTACGCCGACGCCCGCGGCGGCACCACCGAGTTCGTGTCGGGCGGTTCGGTGTGGGACATTCCGTGCGACGTCGCGCTGCCGTGCGCCACGCAGAACGAACTCGACGGCGACGCCGCGACCGAGCTGATCAAGTCGGGCTGCAAGATCGTCGCCGAGGGCGCGAACATGCCGTGCACCCCGGCCGCGGTCAAGCTGTTCGCCGACGCCGGGGTCACCTTCGCGCCCGGCAAGGCCGCCAATGCCGGCGGCGTGGCGACCAGTGGGCTGGAGATGCAGCAGAACGCGTCCCGCGACTCGTGGACCTTCGAGGACACCGAGGCGCGGTTGGCCGAGATCATGGGCCGAATCCACGACCGCTGCCTGACCACGGCCGACAGGTACGGCCAGCCGGGCAACTACGTCGCGGGCGCGAACATTGCGGGCTTCATCCGCGTCGCCGACGCCATGGTCGCCCTCGGCCTGGTGTGA